A genomic window from Equus caballus isolate H_3958 breed thoroughbred chromosome 5, TB-T2T, whole genome shotgun sequence includes:
- the BCL10 gene encoding B-cell lymphoma/leukemia 10 — protein MQTTWRLWAKPLLKDSGHRAGTGLALGLAPIGCRRDGAGSADGPAPPRGGACAWASRRRRQWDSELCVGTRRSAAPSAPEAEPEAPRFDPGALLFSKGQPSSSRPCPPPLLPAHPEAEAPSLGGAAQPELPDPEEAPSPASAMEPTAPSLTEEDLTEVKKDALENLRVYLCEKIIAERHFDHLRAKKILSREDTEEISCRTSSRKRAGKLLDYLQENPKGLDTLVESIRREKTQNFLIQKITDEVLKLRNIKLEHLKGLKCNSCEPFPDGATNNLSRSNSDESNFSEKLRASTVIYHPEGESSTAPFFSTDSSLNLPVLEVGRTENPTFSSTTLPRPGDPGAPPLPPELQLEEGTCGNSSEMFLPLRSRALSRQ, from the exons ATGCAAACGACCTGGAGGCTGTGGGCGAAGCCACTACTGAAAGATTCCGGCCACAGGGCGGGGACAGGATTGGCTctcgggctggccccgattggctgCCGCAGAGACGGGGCGGGCTCTGCGGATGGCCCCGCCCCACCAAGGGGCGGTGCCTGCGCCTGGGCCTCTAGGAGAAGGAGGCAGTGGGACTCCGAGCTCTGCGTCGGGACGCGTAGGTCTGCGGCGCCGTCGGCCCCGGAGGCAGAGCCGGAAGCGCCACGGTTTGACCCCGGAGCCCTTCTGTTTTCGAAGGGGCAGCCCTCTTCCTCCcggccctgcccacctccccttcTCCCCGCTCATCCGGAGGCCGAAGCCCCCAGCCTAGGCGGGGCGGCGCAGCCCGAGCTCCCAGACCCGGAAGAAGCGCCATCTCCCGCCTCCGCCATGGAGCCCACTGCGCCGTCCCTCACCGAGGAGGACCTGACTGAAGTGAAGAAGGAC GCTTTAGAAAATTTGCGTGTCTACTTGTGTGAAAAAATCATAGCTGAGAGACATTTTGATCATCTACGTGCAAAAAAAATACTCAGTAGAGAAGACACTGAAGAAATTTCTTGCCGAACATCAAGTAGAAAAAGGGCTGGAAAACTGTTAGACTACTTACAAGAAAACCCCAAAGGACTAGATACCCTCGTTGAATCTATTCGGCGAGAAAAAACACAGAACTTCCTGATACAGAAGATTACAGATGAAGTGCTGAAACTTAGAAATATAAAACTGGAACATCTGAAAG GACTGAAATGTAACAGCTGTGAGCCTTTTCCAGATGGAGCCACAAACAACCTCTCTAGATCAAATTCAGATGAGAGTAATTTCTCTGAAAAACTGAGAGCATCCACTGTCATATACCATCCAGAAGGAGAGTCCAGCACAGCCCCCTTTTTCTCTACTGATTCTtctctgaatttgcctgttctagaagtAGGCAGAACTGAAAATCCCACCTTCTCTTCCACTACGCTCCCTAGACCTGGGGACCCTGGGGCTCCTCCTTTGCCACCGGAGCTGCAGTTAGAAGAAGGAACCTGTGGAAACTCGAGTGAGATGTTTCTTCCCTTAAGATCACGCGCTCTTTCACGGCAATGA
- the C5H1orf52 gene encoding UPF0690 protein C1orf52 homolog: MAAEEKDPLSYFAAYGSSSSGSSDEEDNSEPEETSRRAPDPAKSASGCGNQAEKRLPGPDELFRSVTRPAFLYNPLNKQIDWERHVVKAPEEPPKEFKIWKSNYVPPPETYTTEKKPPPPELDMAIKWSNIYEDNGDDAPQNAKKARLLPEGEETVESDDEKDEHTSKKRKVEPGETAKKKK, from the exons ATGGCAGCGGAGGAGAAGGACCCGTTGAGCTATTTCGCGGCTTACGGGAGCAGCAGCTCAGGCTCCTCGGACGAGGAGGATAACAGCGAGCCAGAGGAGACGAGTCGCAGGGCCCCGGATCCCGCGAAGTCGGCGAGCGGCTGTGGGAACCAGGCGGAGAAGCGCCTGCCGGGACCCGACGAGCTGTTCCGGAGCGTGACTCGCCCGGCCTTTCTCTACAATCCGCTCAACAAACAGATCGACTGGGAGAGGCACGTCGTCAAGGCGCCGGAGGAG CCTCCAAAGGAATTCAAAATATGGAAGTCAAACTATGTACCACCTCCGGAGACCTACACTACCGAGAAGAAACCTCCGCCTCCAGAGCTGGATATGGCAATAAAATGGTCTAACATATATGAGGACAATGGTGACGATGCCCCACAGAATGCTAAGAAAGCTAGGCTTCTACCGGAAGGGGAGGAGACGGTGGAATCCG ATGATGAAAAAGATGAGCATACTTCTAAAAAGCGCAAAGTAGAACCAGGAGaaacagcaaagaagaaaaaatag